From Candidatus Caccoplasma merdavium:
TTGCAGAAAGGTATGAAGTTGCCTACCTCTACCGGTTTCAGCAAACTCGAATGGTTCAACTCCGGTAAGATGACCAACCGCGGTTGGGAGTTCCGCGTCGACCTCAACGACATCGTGAAGACCAAGGACTGGCGTTTCACTTTCTCGTTCAACATCTCGCAAAACGAGAACAAGGTCAACGAGTTCCCCTCGAACCTCGACATGGAAACCTACGAGTTCGACAACGGTAATTATGCCTACCTCATCATGGCCGGCAACCCCCTCGGTTCGTTCTACGGCTACCGATACAAAGGCGTTTACCAGAATGTGGAAGACACCTATGCCCGCGACCTCAATGGCAATACCATCTATGACATCGACGGCAAGCCCGTAATCATGTCCAACGGTACCCAGCAGGTTTACCCCGGCGATGCCAAGTATGAAGATATCAATGGTGACGGTGTCATTGACGTTAACGATGTCGTTTACCTCGGCAATTACAGCCCGAAACTCATCGGCGGTTTCAATTTCCGTCTCTCTTACAAGAACTGGCAACTCTCGGCCAACTTCCAGGGCCGTGTCGGTCAGAAGGTATTCAACCAGACACGCCTCAACTCCGAGCAGATGCGCGGAAACAACAACCAAAGTACCGCTACGCTGCGCCGTTGGCGTAACGAGGGTGATATTACCGATATGCCCCGTGCACTCTACGGCCGTGGTTACAACTCGCTCGGTTCTGACCGCTACATCGAAGATGCTTCGTTCTTGCGTATGAAGACTCTCACGTTGAAATATTCGTTCCCGAAAAACCTCACACGCAAAATGCACCTTTCGGCTTTTGACCTCTACGTAACCGCTTACGACCTCCTTACTTTCACCAAGTACTCCGGACAAGATCCCGAGGTGGGTGAAAAGAAAATCGACGACAGCGGTATTATCCGCCTGGCTGTCGATGGTGCGTCGACGCCCAAACCTATCCGTGTGAAATTTGGTATTAACCTCCGATTCTAACAATTTACCGATATGAAGAAGACACACATATATTTACTTGCGTCCGTTCTTACTTTCTCGGCTGTGTCGTGCGAAGACTGGATGAATGTCGACCCTGCCGGCCAACAGAACGCGACCAATTACTGGGCTAACGCCGGTGAGGTGGAAGCCGTCCTCGGTACAGCCTACCGCAACATGCGTACGGCTGTGACCAATCGCACCTATATCAATTGGGGCGAGATGCGCGGCAACGGTCTCGGCGTGCTCGAAACCAGTGCTTATGATATCCGTACGGGCGATATTCTGCCCTCGAACTCCCTTTGCAAGTGGGCCGACCTTTATAACGTTATCGGCATGGCCAACTCCGTTATCGACTATGCCCCCACTGTTGTGGAGAAAGACGCCTCTTTTACCGAAGGCGAGATGCGTTCCATTGTGGCCGAAGCACATTTCTTGCGTGCTCTCAGTTACTTGACTCTTGTGCGCACTTTCAAAGATGTGCCCTATGTCACCCACTCTTACGTGACCGATGATGCCGATTTCTGGCTTCCCAAGACCGACGGTGATTCCATTCTCCGTGCGGAGTTGGCTCTCATGCAGCCCTATCTCGAAAACGCCCGCGAATTTTTCCCCGACGAGACCGACAACAAGGGCCGTGCCACACGCTGGGCTCTCTATACCGTGATGGCCGACATGTATCTGTGGCTTAGTGCTTCGGACTATGATAGCGGCAATTCGGCCACCGACTTGCAGAATTGCATCGATTGTTGCGATGCCGTTATCAATTCGGGCCGCGTGGGTCTTATCGACGGTTCGCTCTGGTTTACCAATTTCTTCCCCGGTAACAGCAACGAGAGCATTTTCGAGCTGCAATTCTCCAATCCTCTTGCACAGACCAACTCGTTTATGTCGTGGTTTGGCGGTACCGATGAAGCCCTTACGGCCTCTTCGGGTCAGTATTACTACGTAAGCACCGTCAGTCTCTTCCGTTTTGTCTCATGGCTCACTCCCGGTGATGTGCGTGGCGATGGTGCCTCGTATGCCTCTACCACTTCGACCGTTCCCCAATCAACCGTATGGAAGTATTATGGTAGTGATACACAGAATACGGCTCGTAACGATACAGAGAACGACCAGAACTGGATTATCTATCGTTTGGCCGAAGTATATCTCATGAAGGCCGAGGCTCTTGCTTTGCAAGGTGACCTTGACGGTGCACTTGCCGCTCTTAACGAAGTACGTGAGCGTGGCGGCAGCGAAGCCCTCGAAAGAGCACAATACGGTAGCAAATATGCCGTTATCCAAGCCATCATCAACGAGCGCAGTATAGAGTTCCTTGGAGAAGCCAAGAACTGGTATGACCTCCTGCGCACCGGATTGCGTTATCAGGATCCCGAATTCGGTACGCTTTATCAGCAACTCTTCTTCGACGAGACTGTCAACGGACTCCCGTCGGTGTCGGCTGCCCTTGTTCGTTCCAAGTTGAGACGCAACATCCCTTACTCGTGGTATCTGCCTATCCATACCGATGAATTGGCTGCCAACCCCAGTTTGGTACAAAATCCGGCTTATGCTAACTTAGGTGAATAATCATAGAAATGCAATATCTTATGAAACATAAAATTTTATATTTGTGCGTAGCTGTGGCGGCGATGTTCTCGGCCTGCGGCGACGACCTCGAAGACTCGACGTTCTCGATTACCGAGGAAGTTCCTGCCGCCACCTGGTTGCAAGAGAACGGATATACCCAGTGGGTGGCCCTTCTCAACCACACCAATATGTTCAGTACCATCAACCTCAATGTGGGTGACTACACCTTGTTCGTGCCCGACAACGAGGCTGTAAACAAGTACCTCGCCGCCAACGGTTACGGTTCGGTGCAGGATATCGACC
This genomic window contains:
- a CDS encoding RagB/SusD family nutrient uptake outer membrane protein, which translates into the protein MKKTHIYLLASVLTFSAVSCEDWMNVDPAGQQNATNYWANAGEVEAVLGTAYRNMRTAVTNRTYINWGEMRGNGLGVLETSAYDIRTGDILPSNSLCKWADLYNVIGMANSVIDYAPTVVEKDASFTEGEMRSIVAEAHFLRALSYLTLVRTFKDVPYVTHSYVTDDADFWLPKTDGDSILRAELALMQPYLENAREFFPDETDNKGRATRWALYTVMADMYLWLSASDYDSGNSATDLQNCIDCCDAVINSGRVGLIDGSLWFTNFFPGNSNESIFELQFSNPLAQTNSFMSWFGGTDEALTASSGQYYYVSTVSLFRFVSWLTPGDVRGDGASYASTTSTVPQSTVWKYYGSDTQNTARNDTENDQNWIIYRLAEVYLMKAEALALQGDLDGALAALNEVRERGGSEALERAQYGSKYAVIQAIINERSIEFLGEAKNWYDLLRTGLRYQDPEFGTLYQQLFFDETVNGLPSVSAALVRSKLRRNIPYSWYLPIHTDELAANPSLVQNPAYANLGE